One part of the Streptomyces nigra genome encodes these proteins:
- a CDS encoding SulP family inorganic anion transporter — protein MSACTPTRHDDPHRKEHSHEPHSPPSPRPRGPRLTGADVSASIAVFLIALPLSLGIALATGAPLQAGLVAAAVGGVVVGRLGGAPLQVSGPAAGLTVVTAELIHRYGWRTTCAITVLAGLAQLGLGLLRVARTALAVSPAIVHGMLAGIGVTIAVAQLHIVLGGTPHSSVLLNLRDLPAQLAQVQTAALSVSALTLCLLLAWPRLPGRAGRLLRVVPAPLVAVTGATTSAAFLGFGLPKVDLPSWSSHALAGLPEGPALGLIAAVLTITLVCSVQSLLGAVAVDKMVAARPALSGRVRRADLDRELLGQGAANVVSGALGGLPIAGVAVRSTANVNAGAVSRNSTMLHGVLVVIAALLMVPVLELIPLASLAALVMAVGIQMVSLHHIRTVTRHREVLVYAVTTVGVVFLGVLEGVALGIGMAVAVALHRLTRTRITHHEKEGVHHVHVRGQLTFLAVPRLSRTLHLVPQGAHAVVELDGSFMDHAAYESLQDWQNTQTAHGGTVELVGRRTGVRIGEPTGPAGLHPDGGTTAPDSSGCRCHPWTPWRNHQCAIPETGGPAQRNNAETTTARAPEDTEHTEPSDLATKLDALGAPETPGTPGATVEASAPPSSPRAPDATTPTTNQLARGISAFQRNTAPLVRSELARLAREGQQPSQLFLTCADSRLVTSMITSSGPGDLFVVRNVGNLVPPPGEESGDDSVAAAIEYAVDVLRVRSITVCGHSGCGAMQALLAADQDTAQTPLRRWLRHGRPSVARMADKSRPAARLAGRAAADTVEQLCLTNVIQQLEHLRAHDSVSRALRAGELELHGMYFHVGEAQAYLLSEVHEGEVFDHVGVADLTA, from the coding sequence ATGTCAGCCTGCACCCCCACCCGCCACGACGACCCCCATCGCAAGGAACACAGCCACGAGCCCCACAGCCCGCCGTCGCCCCGGCCCCGAGGCCCCCGCCTCACCGGCGCCGACGTATCCGCGTCCATCGCGGTCTTCCTGATCGCCCTCCCCCTCTCCCTGGGCATCGCCCTCGCCACCGGCGCCCCGCTCCAGGCCGGCCTCGTGGCCGCCGCCGTCGGCGGAGTCGTCGTCGGACGGCTCGGCGGCGCCCCCCTCCAGGTCAGCGGCCCCGCCGCCGGACTCACGGTCGTGACCGCCGAGCTCATCCATCGCTACGGATGGCGTACGACCTGCGCCATCACCGTCCTCGCCGGTCTCGCCCAGCTCGGCCTCGGGCTCCTCCGCGTGGCCCGCACCGCGCTCGCCGTCAGCCCGGCCATCGTGCACGGCATGCTCGCCGGCATCGGCGTGACCATCGCCGTGGCCCAGCTGCACATCGTCCTCGGCGGCACCCCGCACAGCTCGGTGCTGCTCAATCTGCGGGACCTGCCCGCCCAGCTGGCTCAGGTCCAGACGGCCGCCCTCTCGGTCAGCGCGCTGACCCTCTGCCTCCTGCTGGCCTGGCCCCGCCTTCCCGGCCGCGCCGGACGGCTCCTGCGCGTCGTCCCCGCACCCCTCGTCGCCGTCACCGGAGCCACCACCTCCGCGGCATTTCTCGGGTTCGGTCTGCCCAAGGTCGACCTGCCGTCCTGGAGCAGCCACGCCCTCGCCGGCCTCCCCGAGGGCCCCGCGCTCGGCCTGATCGCCGCCGTGCTCACGATCACGCTGGTGTGCAGCGTGCAGTCGCTGCTCGGCGCGGTCGCCGTGGACAAGATGGTCGCTGCCCGGCCCGCGCTGTCCGGCCGCGTCCGCCGCGCCGACCTGGACCGGGAGCTGCTCGGACAGGGCGCCGCCAACGTCGTCTCCGGCGCCCTCGGCGGCCTGCCCATCGCCGGAGTGGCCGTCCGCAGCACGGCGAACGTCAACGCCGGTGCCGTCAGCCGGAACTCCACGATGCTGCACGGCGTTCTCGTAGTGATCGCCGCGCTGCTGATGGTCCCGGTCCTCGAGCTCATCCCCCTCGCCTCGCTCGCCGCCCTGGTGATGGCCGTCGGCATCCAGATGGTGTCCCTGCACCACATCCGCACGGTGACCCGCCACCGCGAAGTGCTCGTCTACGCCGTCACCACCGTCGGCGTGGTCTTCCTCGGCGTCCTCGAGGGCGTCGCTCTCGGGATCGGCATGGCCGTCGCCGTCGCCCTGCACCGCCTCACCCGCACCCGGATCACGCACCACGAGAAGGAAGGAGTCCATCACGTACACGTCAGAGGGCAGTTGACGTTCCTCGCGGTGCCCCGGCTCAGCCGGACCCTGCACCTCGTACCCCAAGGAGCGCACGCCGTCGTCGAGTTGGACGGCTCCTTCATGGACCACGCGGCGTACGAGTCCCTGCAGGACTGGCAGAACACCCAGACGGCGCACGGCGGCACCGTCGAACTGGTCGGTCGGCGCACCGGCGTCCGGATCGGCGAACCGACGGGACCGGCCGGCCTCCACCCGGACGGCGGGACGACCGCACCGGACTCGTCCGGCTGCCGGTGCCACCCCTGGACACCATGGCGCAACCACCAGTGCGCCATCCCGGAGACGGGCGGCCCCGCCCAGCGGAACAACGCCGAGACCACGACGGCTCGCGCGCCCGAGGACACAGAACACACCGAGCCCTCCGACCTCGCCACGAAACTCGACGCACTCGGCGCACCCGAAACCCCCGGCACCCCCGGCGCAACGGTCGAGGCCTCAGCGCCCCCCTCCAGCCCCCGCGCCCCGGACGCCACCACCCCCACAACGAACCAACTCGCCCGCGGCATCAGCGCCTTCCAGCGCAACACCGCGCCCCTCGTGCGGAGCGAGCTGGCAAGGCTGGCACGGGAGGGGCAGCAGCCCTCGCAGCTCTTCCTCACCTGCGCGGACTCACGGCTGGTCACGTCGATGATCACCAGCAGTGGCCCCGGCGACCTCTTCGTCGTCCGCAATGTCGGCAACCTCGTCCCGCCGCCCGGCGAGGAGAGCGGGGACGATTCGGTGGCCGCCGCGATCGAGTACGCCGTCGATGTGCTGCGGGTGCGGTCCATCACGGTGTGCGGACACTCCGGGTGCGGGGCGATGCAGGCGCTGCTCGCCGCCGACCAGGACACCGCGCAGACCCCGCTCCGGCGATGGCTGCGACACGGCCGGCCGAGCGTCGCCCGCATGGCCGACAAAAGCCGGCCCGCGGCCAGACTCGCCGGGCGGGCGGCGGCCGACACGGTCGAGCAGCTCTGCCTGACCAATGTGATCCAGCAGTTGGAGCATCTACGGGCTCACGACTCGGTGAGCCGCGCCCTGCGGGCAGGAGAGCTGGAGCTGCACGGGATGTACTTCCACGTCGGCGAAGCGCAGGCCTACCTGCTGTCCGAGGTGCACGAGGGCGAGGTGTTCGACCACGTGGGTGTGGCGGACCTGACGGCCTGA
- the ssd gene encoding septum site-determining protein Ssd, whose product METVTAAVTHDPPGPASGRPGKPLIVTEDADLLDDLLRLCAAAGATPEVHHGVPEPRSSWEAAPLVLVGDDAARRVRGAGRRGGVVLVGRDQDDSGVWRRAVEIGADHVLMLPDGEQWLVDRIADVAEGVGRPALTVGVIGGRGGAGASTLACALAVTAAREGLRTLLVDGDPLGGGLDVVLGGEAAAGLRWPAFAGSRGRLGSGALEESLPELHSLRVLSWDRGDSVAVPPQAMRAVLAAARRRGGAVVVDLPRRIDDGVAEALAQLDVGLLVVPAELRAVAAARQVASAVQLLLRDLRVTVRGPYAPGLDDREVARLLDLPLVGEVPVEPGLLRPHDHREPPGAAARGPLARFCREFWERALCEVRVG is encoded by the coding sequence ATGGAAACAGTGACCGCAGCCGTCACACACGATCCGCCGGGCCCCGCCTCCGGGCGGCCCGGGAAGCCGTTGATCGTCACCGAGGACGCCGACCTGCTCGACGACCTGCTGCGCCTGTGCGCGGCGGCCGGCGCGACACCCGAGGTGCACCACGGGGTGCCGGAGCCGCGCAGCAGCTGGGAGGCGGCACCACTCGTGCTCGTCGGCGACGACGCCGCACGCCGGGTGCGGGGCGCCGGACGCCGGGGCGGCGTGGTCCTCGTCGGCCGTGACCAGGACGACTCGGGGGTCTGGCGCCGGGCCGTCGAGATCGGTGCCGACCATGTCCTGATGCTTCCCGACGGCGAGCAGTGGCTGGTCGACCGGATCGCCGACGTCGCCGAAGGTGTCGGCCGGCCCGCCCTCACCGTCGGCGTCATCGGCGGCAGAGGGGGCGCCGGGGCCTCCACGCTCGCGTGTGCCCTCGCCGTGACGGCCGCGCGGGAAGGGCTGCGCACCCTGCTGGTGGACGGCGATCCGCTGGGCGGCGGCCTCGACGTCGTCCTCGGCGGGGAGGCCGCCGCGGGCCTGCGCTGGCCCGCCTTCGCCGGGTCGCGAGGACGGCTGGGCAGCGGGGCTTTGGAAGAGTCCCTGCCCGAACTGCACTCCCTGCGCGTGCTCAGCTGGGACCGGGGCGACAGCGTCGCCGTCCCCCCGCAGGCGATGCGCGCCGTGCTGGCGGCGGCCCGGCGCCGAGGCGGGGCGGTCGTCGTCGACCTGCCCCGCCGGATCGACGACGGAGTCGCCGAGGCCCTCGCCCAGCTCGACGTCGGTCTCCTCGTCGTCCCCGCCGAACTGCGCGCCGTCGCGGCGGCCCGGCAGGTGGCCTCGGCGGTCCAGCTGCTGCTGAGGGATCTGCGCGTGACCGTACGAGGGCCGTACGCGCCCGGTCTGGACGACCGGGAGGTGGCCCGGCTCCTCGATCTTCCGCTGGTGGGCGAGGTGCCGGTGGAACCGGGTCTCCTGCGGCCCCACGACCACCGGGAACCGCCCGGCGCGGCGGCGCGCGGCCCACTGGCCCGCTTCTGCCGGGAGTTCTGGGAGCGCGCGTTGTGCGAGGTGCGGGTGGGATGA
- a CDS encoding TadA family conjugal transfer-associated ATPase: MPGGAAADVPAGLLDGVRQWLAESGAEPTPARVAQALREQGRVLGDAEVLGAAEQLRSELVGSGPLEPLLADPAVTDVLVSAPDRVWVDRGGGLELTSVSFPDAAAVRRLAQRLAAVAGRRLDDARPWVDARLPDGTRLHAVLPPVAVGCACLSLRVARPRAFRLDELVAAGTVPPGGDRVLRALVDARLSFLISGGTGSGKTTLLSALLGLVGPGERIVLAEDSAELKPDHPHVVRLESRPANQEGAGLVTLEDLVRQALRMRPDRLVVGEVRGPEVVHLLAALNTGHEGGCGTVHANAASDVPARLEALGTAAGLDRAALHSQLAAALSVVLHLVRDRGGRRRIAEVQVLERDPTGLVRTVPALRWAPEGFVAERGWERLQCLLRGGVDARGAVGGGVRG, encoded by the coding sequence GTGCCCGGGGGCGCTGCGGCGGACGTGCCGGCCGGGTTGCTCGACGGGGTGCGGCAGTGGCTGGCGGAGAGCGGGGCCGAACCGACCCCGGCCCGGGTCGCGCAGGCCTTGCGTGAGCAGGGCAGGGTGCTGGGTGACGCGGAAGTGCTGGGTGCGGCCGAGCAGTTGCGGTCGGAGCTGGTCGGGAGCGGCCCGCTGGAACCGCTGCTCGCCGATCCCGCTGTCACCGACGTGCTGGTGTCGGCCCCGGACCGGGTGTGGGTCGACCGGGGCGGGGGCCTGGAGTTGACCTCCGTGTCCTTCCCCGACGCGGCGGCCGTACGGCGTCTCGCGCAGCGCCTCGCCGCGGTGGCCGGCCGGCGGCTGGACGACGCCCGCCCCTGGGTGGACGCCCGGTTGCCCGACGGGACCCGTTTGCACGCGGTACTCCCGCCGGTGGCCGTCGGGTGCGCGTGCCTGTCGCTCCGGGTGGCGCGGCCGCGGGCGTTCAGGCTGGACGAACTGGTCGCGGCGGGGACGGTGCCGCCGGGCGGGGACCGGGTGTTGCGGGCCCTGGTCGACGCGCGGCTGTCCTTCCTGATCAGTGGCGGGACCGGCAGCGGAAAGACGACGCTGTTGAGTGCCCTGCTCGGGTTGGTCGGGCCGGGTGAGCGGATCGTGCTCGCCGAGGACTCGGCGGAGCTCAAGCCGGACCATCCGCACGTCGTACGGCTGGAGAGCCGGCCCGCCAACCAGGAGGGCGCGGGGCTCGTGACGCTGGAGGACCTGGTGCGGCAGGCCCTGCGGATGCGGCCGGACCGGCTCGTCGTGGGCGAGGTGCGCGGGCCCGAGGTGGTGCATCTGCTGGCGGCCCTCAATACGGGCCATGAGGGCGGCTGCGGGACTGTTCACGCCAATGCGGCCTCCGATGTGCCCGCCCGCCTGGAAGCCCTCGGGACGGCGGCCGGGCTCGACCGGGCGGCCCTGCACAGCCAGTTGGCGGCGGCGCTGTCGGTGGTTCTGCACCTTGTGCGGGACCGGGGCGGGCGTCGGCGGATCGCCGAGGTGCAGGTGCTGGAGCGGGACCCGACCGGACTGGTGCGGACGGTGCCGGCGTTGCGGTGGGCGCCGGAGGGGTTCGTGGCGGAGCGGGGCTGGGAGCGGCTTCAGTGCCTGCTGCGTGGGGGCGTCGACGCCAGGGGTGCCGTGGGCGGTGGTGTCCGTGGATGA
- a CDS encoding type II secretion system F family protein, translating to MGAAGVCLGAAAVCLVGGRDHGVRRLRVLLADGGGLEAGSSGWRRVEGTLRRLRGRLKAEGWALVAGLVLAVLGASVVPLVAGAAGVPLLRRMRLAQEARRAREVRGGAVIALCGALAGEVRAGRQPGEALLRAARDSGGLGSAQSAVLAAARFGGDVPRALASAAHRPGAEGLSGLAACWRVAVDQGAGLAAGLDRLEAALRAERDQRADLRAQLAGARSTVVMLAGLPVLGLLLGAAMGAKPLHVLLHTGAGFGCLVVGGVLEAAGMWWAARIVRGAEAG from the coding sequence TTGGGGGCGGCCGGTGTGTGTCTGGGAGCTGCGGCCGTCTGTCTGGTGGGCGGGCGGGACCATGGGGTCCGCAGGCTCCGGGTGCTGCTCGCGGATGGCGGCGGCCTGGAGGCCGGTTCGTCCGGTTGGCGGCGGGTGGAGGGGACGCTACGGCGGTTACGCGGGCGGCTGAAGGCCGAGGGGTGGGCCCTGGTCGCGGGGCTGGTGCTGGCGGTGCTCGGTGCGTCGGTGGTGCCGTTGGTCGCCGGGGCGGCCGGGGTGCCGTTGCTGAGGCGGATGCGTCTGGCCCAGGAGGCGCGGCGGGCGCGTGAGGTGCGCGGGGGCGCGGTGATCGCGCTCTGCGGGGCGCTGGCAGGGGAGGTGCGGGCAGGGCGGCAGCCCGGAGAGGCGTTGCTGCGGGCGGCGCGTGACTCCGGCGGGCTCGGCTCGGCGCAGTCGGCCGTGCTGGCGGCGGCCCGGTTCGGTGGCGACGTTCCCCGTGCGCTGGCCTCCGCGGCGCACCGGCCCGGCGCCGAAGGGCTGTCGGGGCTGGCCGCTTGCTGGCGAGTCGCCGTGGACCAGGGCGCTGGTCTCGCGGCCGGGCTGGACCGGTTGGAGGCGGCGCTCCGCGCCGAGCGGGATCAACGCGCTGACTTGAGAGCCCAGTTGGCGGGTGCTCGCTCGACGGTGGTGATGCTCGCCGGGCTGCCGGTGCTGGGGCTGCTGCTCGGCGCGGCGATGGGCGCGAAGCCGCTGCACGTGCTGCTGCACACGGGCGCGGGGTTCGGGTGCCTGGTGGTCGGCGGTGTGCTGGAGGCGGCCGGCATGTGGTGGGCGGCGCGCATCGTGCGGGGAGCGGAGGCGGGATGA
- a CDS encoding type II secretion system F family protein: protein MSAEVVHRLGMAVGAVLIIGWLVRWWAEIRRERQVRGRLAGLLRGADRGPVRRRLDVRRGMGRWAPVVGVGAAGWALVGGVAGLLVGVAGAVGLWWWRRRQGAGAGAVGADVDAVDGGEVARRLPLAADLLAACIAAGAGPVIAAQAVGEALGGPVGDALARGAAECRLGGEPYDAWRRLASMPGAAGLARLLERAGVSGLPAAGPVARLAAEARADWTRASTERARRAAVMVTAPVGLCFLPAFIAVGVAPVVIGLAGGVLGGGGA, encoded by the coding sequence GTGAGCGCAGAAGTTGTCCACAGGCTGGGGATGGCCGTGGGGGCGGTGCTGATCATCGGGTGGCTGGTGCGGTGGTGGGCGGAAATCCGCCGGGAGCGCCAGGTCAGAGGACGGCTGGCGGGCCTGCTGAGAGGTGCCGACCGGGGGCCGGTCCGTAGACGGCTCGATGTCCGGCGGGGGATGGGGCGGTGGGCGCCCGTGGTGGGCGTCGGAGCTGCGGGTTGGGCTCTTGTGGGCGGTGTGGCGGGGCTGCTGGTCGGAGTGGCCGGGGCGGTCGGGCTGTGGTGGTGGCGCCGGAGGCAGGGCGCCGGTGCGGGGGCGGTTGGAGCGGACGTGGATGCGGTCGACGGTGGCGAGGTGGCACGTCGACTACCGCTCGCTGCCGATCTGTTGGCCGCCTGCATCGCCGCCGGGGCCGGTCCGGTGATCGCCGCGCAGGCGGTGGGCGAGGCGTTGGGCGGTCCGGTCGGCGATGCGCTGGCGCGAGGCGCCGCGGAATGCCGGCTCGGCGGTGAACCGTACGACGCCTGGCGGCGGTTGGCGTCGATGCCGGGGGCTGCGGGGCTGGCGCGGTTGCTGGAACGCGCCGGCGTCTCGGGGCTGCCGGCGGCCGGACCGGTCGCACGGCTCGCGGCGGAGGCCCGCGCCGACTGGACCCGGGCGTCGACGGAGAGGGCCAGGCGGGCGGCCGTCATGGTCACCGCTCCGGTGGGGCTGTGCTTCCTGCCCGCGTTCATCGCGGTCGGCGTGGCGCCGGTGGTCATCGGGCTGGCGGGCGGTGTGTTGGGAGGGGGAGGCGCATGA
- a CDS encoding HAD family hydrolase encodes MLRVVENHSLPRTAAFFDLDKTVIAKSSTLTFSKSFYQGGLINRRAALRTAYAQFVFRVGGMDHDQMERTREYLSAMVRGWNVQQVKEIVAETLHDLIDPIIYDEAASLIEEHHTAGRDVVIVSTSGAEVVEPIGELLGADRVVATRMVVGDDGCFTGEVEYYAYGPTKAEAIRELAASEGYDLARCYAYSDSATDLPMLQTVGHPHAVNPDRALRREALARGWPILDFHRPVRLKQRIPAFSVPPRPALVAAAAIGAAAATAGLVWYASRRRTALA; translated from the coding sequence ATGCTCAGGGTCGTGGAAAACCACTCCTTGCCCCGCACAGCCGCCTTCTTTGACCTGGACAAGACGGTCATTGCGAAGTCGAGCACGCTCACGTTCAGCAAGTCGTTCTACCAAGGCGGCCTGATCAACCGCAGGGCCGCCTTGCGGACCGCCTATGCGCAGTTCGTCTTCCGCGTGGGCGGTATGGACCACGACCAGATGGAGCGCACACGCGAGTACCTCTCCGCGATGGTCCGTGGCTGGAACGTCCAGCAGGTCAAAGAGATCGTCGCCGAGACGCTGCACGACCTCATCGACCCGATCATCTACGACGAGGCCGCCTCCCTCATCGAGGAGCACCACACCGCCGGCCGGGACGTCGTGATCGTGTCGACGTCCGGCGCCGAGGTGGTGGAACCCATCGGTGAGCTGCTCGGAGCCGACCGTGTGGTGGCCACCCGTATGGTCGTCGGCGACGACGGCTGCTTCACCGGGGAGGTGGAGTACTACGCGTACGGCCCGACCAAGGCGGAGGCGATCCGGGAGCTGGCCGCGTCCGAGGGCTACGACCTCGCGCGCTGCTACGCGTACAGCGACTCGGCCACCGACCTGCCGATGCTGCAGACCGTCGGGCACCCGCACGCCGTGAACCCGGACCGCGCCCTGCGTCGCGAGGCGCTCGCGCGCGGGTGGCCGATTCTCGACTTCCACCGGCCGGTCCGGCTCAAGCAGCGCATCCCCGCCTTCTCGGTACCGCCGCGGCCCGCCCTCGTCGCGGCCGCCGCCATAGGCGCTGCGGCGGCCACGGCCGGCCTGGTCTGGTACGCGAGCCGGCGCCGCACGGCGCTCGCCTGA
- a CDS encoding DUF4244 domain-containing protein, translating to MFKAVRARMGALVGKALGRTRAARRDAGMVTSEYAMGIVAAVAFAVVLYKVVTSGEVSAELQDIVKRALDGGA from the coding sequence ATGTTCAAGGCGGTACGGGCACGGATGGGTGCCCTGGTGGGCAAGGCGCTGGGCAGGACGCGGGCGGCGCGGAGGGACGCGGGGATGGTCACCTCCGAGTACGCGATGGGCATCGTGGCGGCGGTGGCGTTCGCCGTGGTGCTCTACAAGGTCGTGACGAGCGGGGAGGTCAGCGCGGAGCTGCAGGACATCGTGAAGCGGGCGCTCGATGGCGGGGCGTGA
- the acs gene encoding acetate--CoA ligase yields the protein MSNESLANLLKEERRFAPPADLAANANVTAEAYEQAKADRLGFWAEQARRLTWAKEPTETLDWSNPPFAKWFKDGELNVAYNCVDRHVEAGHGDRVAIHFEGEPGDSRAITYAELKDEVSKAANALLELGVRKGDRVAVYMPMIPETAVAMLACARIGAAHSVVFGGFSADALATRIQDADAKVVITSDGGYRRGKPSALKPAVDEAISKVDNVEHVLVVRRTGQDVAWDDSRDVWWHELVERQSAEHTAEAFDAEQPLFILYTSGTTGKPKGILHTSGGYLTQTAYTHHAVFDLKPETDVYWCTADVGWVTGHSYIVYGPLANGATQVMYEGTPDTPHQGRFWEIVQKYGVTILYTAPTAIRTFMKWGDDIPAKFDLSSLRVLGSVGEPINPEAWIWYRKNIGADTTPVVDTWWQTETGAMMISPLPGVTEAKPGSAQRPLPGIAATVVDDEANEVPNGGGGYLVLTEPWPSMLRTIWGDDQRFIDTYWSRFEGKYFAGDGAKKDDDGDIWLLGRVDDVMLVSGHNISTTEVESALVSHPSVAEAAVVGATDETTGQAIVAFVILRGTAAETEDLIAELRNHVGATLGPIAKPKRILPVAELPKTRSGKIMRRLLRDVAENRQLGDVTTLTDSTVMDLIQKKLPTSSSED from the coding sequence GTGAGCAACGAAAGCCTGGCCAACCTGCTCAAGGAAGAGCGCAGGTTCGCACCCCCCGCCGACCTGGCTGCCAACGCCAACGTCACGGCGGAGGCGTATGAACAGGCCAAGGCTGACAGGCTCGGCTTCTGGGCCGAGCAGGCCCGCCGCCTGACCTGGGCCAAGGAGCCGACCGAGACACTGGACTGGTCGAACCCTCCGTTCGCCAAGTGGTTCAAGGACGGCGAGCTCAACGTCGCCTACAACTGCGTGGACCGGCACGTCGAGGCCGGCCACGGCGACCGGGTGGCCATCCACTTCGAGGGTGAGCCCGGCGACAGCCGCGCCATCACCTACGCCGAGCTCAAGGACGAGGTCTCCAAGGCGGCCAACGCGCTGCTGGAGCTGGGCGTCCGCAAGGGCGACCGGGTCGCCGTCTACATGCCGATGATCCCCGAGACGGCCGTCGCGATGCTGGCCTGCGCGCGCATCGGCGCCGCCCACTCGGTCGTCTTCGGCGGCTTCTCCGCGGACGCCCTCGCGACCCGGATCCAGGACGCCGACGCCAAGGTCGTCATCACCTCCGACGGCGGCTACCGGCGCGGCAAGCCGTCCGCGCTCAAGCCGGCCGTCGACGAGGCGATCTCCAAGGTGGACAACGTCGAGCATGTGCTCGTGGTCCGCCGTACCGGCCAGGACGTGGCCTGGGACGACAGCCGTGACGTGTGGTGGCACGAGCTGGTCGAGCGGCAGTCCGCCGAGCACACGGCCGAGGCGTTCGACGCCGAGCAGCCGCTCTTCATCCTCTACACGTCCGGGACGACGGGTAAGCCCAAGGGCATCCTGCACACGTCCGGCGGCTACCTCACCCAGACCGCCTACACGCACCACGCCGTCTTCGACCTCAAGCCGGAGACCGACGTCTACTGGTGCACGGCGGACGTCGGCTGGGTCACCGGGCACTCGTACATCGTCTACGGGCCTCTGGCGAACGGCGCGACGCAGGTCATGTACGAGGGCACGCCGGACACCCCGCACCAGGGGCGCTTCTGGGAGATCGTGCAGAAGTACGGCGTCACGATCCTCTACACGGCGCCGACCGCGATCCGGACGTTCATGAAGTGGGGCGACGACATCCCCGCGAAGTTCGACCTGTCGTCGCTGCGCGTCCTGGGCTCGGTGGGCGAGCCGATCAACCCCGAGGCGTGGATCTGGTACCGCAAGAACATCGGCGCCGACACCACCCCGGTCGTCGACACCTGGTGGCAGACCGAGACCGGCGCCATGATGATCTCGCCGCTGCCCGGCGTGACCGAGGCCAAGCCCGGCTCGGCCCAGCGGCCGCTGCCCGGCATCGCCGCGACCGTCGTGGACGACGAGGCCAACGAGGTGCCCAACGGCGGTGGCGGCTATCTGGTCCTGACCGAGCCGTGGCCGTCGATGCTGCGCACCATCTGGGGCGACGACCAGCGGTTCATCGACACGTACTGGTCGCGTTTCGAGGGCAAGTACTTCGCCGGTGACGGCGCGAAGAAGGACGACGACGGGGACATCTGGCTGCTCGGCCGGGTCGACGACGTGATGCTGGTGTCCGGGCACAACATCTCGACCACCGAGGTGGAGTCGGCTCTGGTGTCCCACCCGTCGGTCGCCGAGGCGGCCGTCGTCGGCGCCACCGACGAGACGACCGGCCAGGCCATCGTCGCCTTCGTCATCCTGCGCGGCACGGCCGCCGAGACCGAGGACCTGATCGCCGAGCTGCGTAACCACGTCGGCGCCACCCTCGGCCCGATCGCCAAGCCCAAGCGGATCCTGCCGGTGGCCGAGCTGCCGAAGACCCGCTCCGGCAAGATCATGCGCCGGCTGCTCCGGGACGTCGCCGAGAACCGCCAGCTCGGTGATGTGACCACGCTGACCGACTCGACCGTCATGGACCTCATCCAGAAGAAGCTGCCGACGTCGTCCAGCGAGGACTGA
- a CDS encoding ATP-binding protein has translation MKIAFVGKGGSGKTTLSSLFIRHLAAAGAPVVAIDADINQHLGAALGLDETEAAAVPAMGERLPLIKDYLRGHNSRITSTATMIKTTPPGEGSRLVRVREPNPVYDACARPVELDGGAVRLMVTGPFTDSDLGVACYHSKTGAVELFLNHLVDGPGEYVVVDMTAGSDSFASGMFTRFDITFLVAEPTRKGVSVYRQYRDYARDYGVVLKVVGNKVQGQDDLDFLRAEVGDDLLVTVGHSDWVRAMEKGRPPRFELLEDANHTALRRLRTAADATYELRDWERYTRQMVHFHLKNAQSWGNERTGADLAAQIDPGFVLGEHLVALSEADASLSPTA, from the coding sequence ATGAAAATTGCTTTCGTCGGGAAGGGCGGCAGCGGCAAGACGACGCTGTCCTCCCTGTTCATCCGCCATCTGGCGGCGGCCGGAGCGCCGGTCGTCGCCATCGACGCCGACATCAACCAGCACCTCGGAGCCGCGCTCGGTCTCGACGAGACGGAAGCCGCGGCCGTGCCCGCGATGGGCGAGCGGCTGCCGCTGATCAAGGACTACCTGCGCGGCCACAACTCTCGGATCACGTCCACCGCGACGATGATCAAGACGACACCGCCCGGTGAGGGATCGCGGCTCGTGCGGGTGCGCGAGCCGAACCCGGTGTACGACGCCTGCGCCCGCCCGGTGGAACTCGACGGCGGCGCCGTCCGTTTGATGGTCACCGGCCCCTTCACCGACTCCGACCTCGGAGTCGCCTGCTACCACTCCAAGACGGGAGCGGTGGAGCTGTTCCTGAACCACCTGGTGGACGGCCCCGGCGAGTACGTCGTGGTCGACATGACGGCGGGTTCGGACTCCTTCGCCTCCGGGATGTTCACCCGCTTCGACATCACGTTCCTCGTCGCCGAGCCGACCCGGAAGGGAGTCTCCGTCTACCGCCAGTACCGCGACTACGCGCGCGACTACGGCGTCGTCCTCAAGGTGGTCGGCAACAAGGTGCAGGGGCAGGACGACCTCGACTTCCTGCGCGCCGAGGTCGGGGACGACCTGCTGGTGACCGTCGGGCACTCGGACTGGGTCCGGGCCATGGAGAAGGGCCGCCCGCCGCGGTTCGAGCTCCTGGAGGACGCCAACCACACGGCCCTGCGCCGTCTGCGGACGGCCGCGGACGCCACGTACGAGCTGCGGGACTGGGAGCGCTACACCCGTCAGATGGTGCACTTCCACCTGAAGAACGCCCAGTCCTGGGGGAACGAGCGCACCGGGGCCGATCTGGCCGCGCAGATCGACCCCGGGTTCGTCCTCGGCGAGCACCTCGTCGCGCTCTCCGAGGCCGACGCCTCCTTGTCCCCGACCGCCTGA